GCAATCAGGACCTCTCGTTGAAACCATCGCCGTGCTCCAAGAAAAAGTAGATGCATTAAAAGAAATGAATAAATGGCAAGAGCGCATGGAATGGGTCGATAAAGAAATCGCCAATCCGTCCGCGCCGACACGTATGGGTCGCGATCAATTGGTGGCTGAGTGGCAACAGCCTAAAAAAATCGAAACCATCGATTACGTAGCAAAAGTAGAAGAACAAGAAACGACTGCTGGAGTAGTAGAAGAAGTGGTGGAAGAACAACGTCAAATTGTTGATTCAGAAAAAGCGATCATTCATGCGCAGCATATCGCAGGGTCTGTTGAAGCTATTCCTGGATTTGCCGAAACAGCATCGTATTTGATGACGAAGGCAGACCGCTTAAAAGGACAAGAATTCACTGTTGCATTGTTCGGCGCATTCAGTGCGGGGAAATCTTCATTCTCTAACGCGTTGATTGGTGAAAAAGTGTTGCCTGTTTCACCGAATCCGACCACGGCTGCGATCAACCGAATCCGTCCGGTAAGTGAAGCACACTTGCATAATACTGCTGATATCCACTTGAAGGATGAAGCCACGATGACCGAAGACGTAGCGTTGTCGTTTCATGCACTCGGTATCGATATTTCTTCACTTGAAGATGCCTTCAATAAAACGGATGCGGCAATGAAACAACCGCTTGAAGACGAAAATTTGCACATCCATAAGTCGTTCATCAGCGCATTCCAAAGAGGATATCCAGTGTATACGTCTGCACTCGGTACGACATTGACGGTAGAACGTGAAGAGTTCACGAAATTCGTTGCACAAGAAGAACGTAGTTGTTTCGTCGACTCGATCGATTTCTTCTATGACTGTCCGTTAACTCGCCACGGTATTACATTGGTAGATACACCCGGAGCGGATTCGATCAACGCGCGTCATACCGACGTAGCATTTGAATATATTCGAAATGCCGATGCGATTCTTTTCGTGACGTACTATAACCACGCATTCGCACGTGCCGACCGTGAATTCCTTATTCAGCTGGGCCGCGTAAAAGATGCGTTCGAACTCGATAAAATGTTCTTTATCGTCAACGCAATCGACCTCGCTTCGAATGAAGAAGAAGGCGAAGAAGTAAAAGGCTTCGTTGCCAATGAGTTACAGAAATTCGGAATCCGTAATCCACGAGTGCACGGTATTTCCAGTCTGGAAGCATTAGAAGGTAAATTAACTCAACAACCGAATCCATTGATGGTCGATTTTGAAGAGAAATTCTATTCATTCCTCGAGCATGACTTGCGTGCACAAGTCGTACAGGCACTAGAAGAAGAAACTACGAAAACGATCGATCGTCTCGCTTCATTGATCGACAGAACGATTCAGAACCGTTCACGGAAAGCAGAAAGGCTAGAAGAGCTTGCGACTGCTGAAAAGGCAATTAAAGAGCGTTTTGAAAAGAGTGCAAGTGAGATTTTAGTGAAATCCACTCAAGATGAATTGAGTGAACTCGTCTACTATATTTTACAACGTGTATTCCTACGTTTCGGCGATTTCTTTAAAGAAGGATATAGTCCGTCCACTTTCGCGAAGAATTCATCGGATAAAGCATTGAAAATTGCATTGGCGGAAACTGTCAATATGGTAGGCTTTGATTTAACGCAGGAATTGAAAGTAACGAACTTGCGTATTCTTCAGTACATGAAGAAACAATTGCTAGAACGTCAACGGATGGAAGTTCGTGCATTGTCCGATATGGACCAATCAATTGTTCCGTCTCCATATGAGCCGAACGACAAAGACATGCTGTCATTCGAGACGCCATATGAAGATCCTATGGTGTACAGTGCGGTCAATAAATCGTTCAAAAATCAAAAGTCGTTCTTTGAGCGCGGGGATCGCGATATCTTGAAAGCGAAGCTAGAAGAAACATTGAAAAAAGATGCATCGAGCTATTTGGGTGATCAGAAAGAACGTATTGAGAAGTGGGCAGACTTATGGATTGACGATGAGGCAGAAGCATTACGCGTTCATTTATTGCAAGAAAGTCTAGTGCAAATCGAATCGGAGCGTACATTGCTTGACGGTTCGGAGCAGCTGGAACAATGGCAGAACATCTACGAAAAAATCCGTCAAGGGGAGCTGGTTCAATGACACAAGTATTCGTATCTATTCACGACATAGAGACAAGTCAGGTGAAATGGATCGATGCGCGCTTTTCATTACAAGATGAAGAGCGTGGCAAACTTGATTATCAAAAAGAACACGTAACAGGCGCAGTTCATTGGGATTTAGAAGAAGATCTATCAGGTACTTCAGCAGAAGGCGGACGTCATCCGTTGCCTTCTACTGAACACTTGACTGAGCTATTCCGTAAAAGTGGGTTGGAACGTACAGATACGATTTTGATTTATGACGACGGGGGCAATCCTTTCGCAACTCGTGCTTGGTGGATGTTGCAGTATGGAGGATTCACGAATGTGCACGTCGTAACAGAAGGATACGCTGAATTACGCGAAATCGTTGACGTAACAAGTGACTCGGCTACACCTGCACGCTCCACGGTGGAACCGCAGTGGCAAGACCAGTTATATGCAAGTAGAAGCGAAGTCGAAGAAGTGGTGGCGGGCAATCAAGCGTCACAGCTTGTCGATGCACGTTCTGAAGTTCGTTATCGTGGAGAAACAGAACCTCTTTACCATAAAGCAGGCCATATACCGACCGCGCGAAACTTTGATTGGGAACAATTGAAGCAAGACGGACAGTATGATGTGCAGCAAGCGAAAGCACAATTACAACAAGTCGTATCACCTGAAGATGATGTCATCGTCTACTGTGGTAGCGGCGTAACGGCTTCCCCTTTATTCGCAGCACTTACAGAACTGGACTATCCACATGTAAAATTATACGTCGGCAGTTTCAGCGATTGGATTTCCAAAGACGACGCACCGATCGAAACCGCCATAAGGGGTTGAAACACGATGCACTACGCATTACTCGGAGATATTCATTCATCCAAAGAAGATTTGCAAGCTGTACTGGCACAAATTGCAGATGAAGCACCTGAAGCCACTCTTATTGGGACAGGTGATTTATACGAATGCACGGTCAGCAAAAAAGACCTTCATGGGCAGATGTATCCTACTGTCGAGGAAGTGATTAAGCATCCGGAGGGTATCGATGAACTATTCACGTTTCCATCCACCTACGGCAATCAAGAAGAACGAATTCTGTTGCTGACCGAGCAGACGGAACCTATACGGGACTTCTTGAACGACTTACCGGAGACGTTGAAGGCAGATGATGCAATCCTCATTCACGGTCATCAATGGCCGCATAACGAAGCAGAGGCGTGGCTTGCTGAACATTTGCCAGAATCACGCCTAGTCTTTCACGGACATACGCATCGATCCACTTTCACAAGAGATGGACAATCCATATCGATTAGCTGGAACGAAGAGCTTTCGGTGAGAGATTCACGAACTGTTGTCAACGTGGGGGCTGTTGTGGATTCTAGAGAATGGGTGTTGTATGATTCTGAAAAGCAAACTGTTAGATTTATGAAAGCGTCACAAGGCTAAAAGGGTTTATGTCTGACTCGTTTAGTGGAGGAGTGAGTAGTGAAATGACTAGAAAAGCATCGCATTTTGCGGTGCTTTTTTGTTATTAAAATATATTTGGATATCTCTGGTATAATGACGTTGAAGCTATTATATAAGCGATACACCCGAAACGATTCATGTAGAGTTTTAAAGATAAATGGATCGTTCGGTTAAATAAAAGGCGTAAATGACATTGCACTTACACAAAGCAGAAAAAAAGGGAGCAACGAAATGCGTAAAACAGCTTGGATCTTATTGATTATTACTATGATCATTTTAGGTGTTGTTTTTCTAGGGAATAGAGCCAGTCAGGATGCGATTTTAAGTAAGGATATACACTCGGCTTTAGAGCAAGAAGAAAAGCTAATTGATTTAACAACAATGACGAGTTTTGAATGGGGTGCTGTAGAGGTATTTGGTCCGTATACGACAAATGAGATAATTGAAGATTCGATGGATATCCGATTCAGAGGTGACAGTGGGGGCATCGATGTACTTGAAGATCGATTTTTATTAGTATTTGCTGATGAGAAAAACGCAGTTAAAACGGCGGTTCTATCTAGAAAATACGGAGACTTTTTAATTAAAGATAATAAAATATTACTTGTTGAATAGGAATGTCAATGACAAAATGTGAATAAGTGTGAGTAATTCCGATTGAAATTAATATTCTATAATAGAGGGCAATTCTGAAATGAAAATTATGCCACTACAGGTTATTAAATTGTATATAGGTGGGTATTTTCAAAAACATAGTAGATTGTCTACTAAAAAGCTATGGCAAATAAGTATTGGAAGTGCATTTTTTATCACTTGGTTTAGTGGAACAATTGGTGCGATAATAGGCGAAACGCTTACTAGAGGCAGTATGGAGACTATAAATGTAGAAGGAACATGGGTGTGGGGAACAATTTATGCTTTTGTTTTACTTCCGATCACTGTCCCTTTTGCTCGTTTCGTAATTGATATATTCCGCAAGCTCATAAAAAAATAACACCCGTCCCTTAAGCGAGTGCAGTTGTTGA
This window of the Sporosarcina ureae genome carries:
- a CDS encoding metallophosphoesterase family protein, encoding MHYALLGDIHSSKEDLQAVLAQIADEAPEATLIGTGDLYECTVSKKDLHGQMYPTVEEVIKHPEGIDELFTFPSTYGNQEERILLLTEQTEPIRDFLNDLPETLKADDAILIHGHQWPHNEAEAWLAEHLPESRLVFHGHTHRSTFTRDGQSISISWNEELSVRDSRTVVNVGAVVDSREWVLYDSEKQTVRFMKASQG
- a CDS encoding dynamin family protein, which encodes MSTNHEFLQQSATYGQIFSSNEDDERKAKTTLLANKIIDKEYTIAFAGHFSAGKSSTINALTGDDLLPSSPIPTSANIVKVHKADEDYAIIHRVDGSAVKFSGHGFSEGVKAYSKDGAEVSLVEIGHTESNLPEGITVMDTPGVDSTDDAHRLSTESSLHLADLVFYTMDYNHVQSEMNFRFTKELMRYNSNVYLIINQIDKHRDSELSFDEFKKSVEDSFKLWGVEPKGIFYTSLKQLDHPHNDFEKVKAIVDGSIEHREENFEQNIEQSLLKLKDEHMKYLQQQIDDLKKNHSEILSESEWDQFEELNQDLKDAKKRLELVSGDEFYVNFEKERNELLSNAGLAPFETRELLKDHLEAKSPKFKVGLLFGAKKTAEERDRRRQKLDDNISGLAHTQIEIYMKSLMKSSLKQAGILTDERSLAIDNMDLTLPFDEVDEQLHVQEVITGETILNYAEQMKRAIHLVYKRKTDKWKQEMSVIAKESGSEQSGPLVETIAVLQEKVDALKEMNKWQERMEWVDKEIANPSAPTRMGRDQLVAEWQQPKKIETIDYVAKVEEQETTAGVVEEVVEEQRQIVDSEKAIIHAQHIAGSVEAIPGFAETASYLMTKADRLKGQEFTVALFGAFSAGKSSFSNALIGEKVLPVSPNPTTAAINRIRPVSEAHLHNTADIHLKDEATMTEDVALSFHALGIDISSLEDAFNKTDAAMKQPLEDENLHIHKSFISAFQRGYPVYTSALGTTLTVEREEFTKFVAQEERSCFVDSIDFFYDCPLTRHGITLVDTPGADSINARHTDVAFEYIRNADAILFVTYYNHAFARADREFLIQLGRVKDAFELDKMFFIVNAIDLASNEEEGEEVKGFVANELQKFGIRNPRVHGISSLEALEGKLTQQPNPLMVDFEEKFYSFLEHDLRAQVVQALEEETTKTIDRLASLIDRTIQNRSRKAERLEELATAEKAIKERFEKSASEILVKSTQDELSELVYYILQRVFLRFGDFFKEGYSPSTFAKNSSDKALKIALAETVNMVGFDLTQELKVTNLRILQYMKKQLLERQRMEVRALSDMDQSIVPSPYEPNDKDMLSFETPYEDPMVYSAVNKSFKNQKSFFERGDRDILKAKLEETLKKDASSYLGDQKERIEKWADLWIDDEAEALRVHLLQESLVQIESERTLLDGSEQLEQWQNIYEKIRQGELVQ
- a CDS encoding sulfurtransferase, with the translated sequence MTQVFVSIHDIETSQVKWIDARFSLQDEERGKLDYQKEHVTGAVHWDLEEDLSGTSAEGGRHPLPSTEHLTELFRKSGLERTDTILIYDDGGNPFATRAWWMLQYGGFTNVHVVTEGYAELREIVDVTSDSATPARSTVEPQWQDQLYASRSEVEEVVAGNQASQLVDARSEVRYRGETEPLYHKAGHIPTARNFDWEQLKQDGQYDVQQAKAQLQQVVSPEDDVIVYCGSGVTASPLFAALTELDYPHVKLYVGSFSDWISKDDAPIETAIRG